The Glycine soja cultivar W05 chromosome 8, ASM419377v2, whole genome shotgun sequence genome has a window encoding:
- the LOC114422453 gene encoding uncharacterized protein LOC114422453 isoform X3: MDNSAVQSQGSISSASLTNQAVVSHAGSSKSSTNPTEFVNHGVILWNQTRQRWVGNKKPENQTQQLQEPKLSWNATYESLLGSNKPFRQPIPLAEMVDFLVDIWEQDGLYD; encoded by the exons ATGGACAACAGCGCTGTTCAGTCACAAGGGAGCATCTCTTCAGCCAGTCTAACAAACCAAGCTGTGGTTTCTCATGCTGGTTCTTCCAAAAGCAGCACCAACCCCACTGAATTTGTAAATCACG GTGTAATTCTTTGGAATCAGACTCGGCAACGTTGGGTTGGAAATAAAAAGCCTGAGAACCAAACACAACAATTACAAGAACCTAAATTGAG TTGGAATGCAACATATGAAAGTTTACTTGGGAGCAACAAGCCATTCCGTCAGCCTATCCCTCTTGCT GAAATGGTAGATTTTCTTGTGGATATATGGGAGCAAGATGGCCTATACGACTGA
- the LOC114422453 gene encoding uncharacterized protein LOC114422453 isoform X1: MHMGGCVGCYKRPSLSPTVDVPSKGLATQSNVVRKPSSSEDFWTTSTHDMDNSAVQSQGSISSASLTNQAVVSHAGSSKSSTNPTEFVNHGVILWNQTRQRWVGNKKPENQTQQLQEPKLRTYCLCLAKNFWLCSWNATYESLLGSNKPFRQPIPLAEMVDFLVDIWEQDGLYD; the protein is encoded by the exons ATGCATATGGG TGGTTGTGTTGGATGCTATAAAAGGCCTTCACTGAGTCCCACAGTGGATGTGCCATCAAAAGGGTTGGCAACACAAAGTAACGTAGTGAGGAAACCGAGTTCATCAGAGGATTTTTGGACCACCAGCACGCATGATATGGACAACAGCGCTGTTCAGTCACAAGGGAGCATCTCTTCAGCCAGTCTAACAAACCAAGCTGTGGTTTCTCATGCTGGTTCTTCCAAAAGCAGCACCAACCCCACTGAATTTGTAAATCACG GTGTAATTCTTTGGAATCAGACTCGGCAACGTTGGGTTGGAAATAAAAAGCCTGAGAACCAAACACAACAATTACAAGAACCTAAATTGAG AACTTATTGTCTGTGCCTTGCCAAAAATTTTTGGCTTTGCAGTTGGAATGCAACATATGAAAGTTTACTTGGGAGCAACAAGCCATTCCGTCAGCCTATCCCTCTTGCT GAAATGGTAGATTTTCTTGTGGATATATGGGAGCAAGATGGCCTATACGACTGA
- the LOC114422453 gene encoding uncharacterized protein LOC114422453 isoform X2, with product MHMGGCVGCYKRPSLSPTVDVPSKGLATQSNVVRKPSSSEDFWTTSTHDMDNSAVQSQGSISSASLTNQAVVSHAGSSKSSTNPTEFVNHGVILWNQTRQRWVGNKKPENQTQQLQEPKLSWNATYESLLGSNKPFRQPIPLAEMVDFLVDIWEQDGLYD from the exons ATGCATATGGG TGGTTGTGTTGGATGCTATAAAAGGCCTTCACTGAGTCCCACAGTGGATGTGCCATCAAAAGGGTTGGCAACACAAAGTAACGTAGTGAGGAAACCGAGTTCATCAGAGGATTTTTGGACCACCAGCACGCATGATATGGACAACAGCGCTGTTCAGTCACAAGGGAGCATCTCTTCAGCCAGTCTAACAAACCAAGCTGTGGTTTCTCATGCTGGTTCTTCCAAAAGCAGCACCAACCCCACTGAATTTGTAAATCACG GTGTAATTCTTTGGAATCAGACTCGGCAACGTTGGGTTGGAAATAAAAAGCCTGAGAACCAAACACAACAATTACAAGAACCTAAATTGAG TTGGAATGCAACATATGAAAGTTTACTTGGGAGCAACAAGCCATTCCGTCAGCCTATCCCTCTTGCT GAAATGGTAGATTTTCTTGTGGATATATGGGAGCAAGATGGCCTATACGACTGA